GCGTGAAGCGGGTGATCAGGGCTCGGTGCAGATGCACGTCGAGGTGCATGAGCGTGCGCCCGGGGTCGCTGGCCTGCACCGCGGCCAGCGCCGCGTCGATGAGACCCGTCACCGGCAACCCGGCCTCGCGAGCGATGCCCAGCACCAGGGCCAGCTGATCGCGGTCGTAGGTACCCGGCACGGCGAGGAAGACTTCCTTCGGCTCATGGCTGCGCAGCGACTCCCACACGCGCGTAAGGTGCTCGCAGGCCAGGTCCGCCGCCGTTTGGCCGTTGGCGGCCGCACTGGCCAGGGGTTCCAGGCTGAGCTCGTCCCAGAAGCGATCGTGGATGGCGCGGGGTTGCAGGCGGGCGCGGGCGTAAGCATCCTCGCCCACCGCCTGCACCGCACCGGCCTCGAGCAGGGCGTAGCCAGGGCTCGAGACCAGCGAGGCGGCCTTGTCGTTCCAGGCGGAAACGCCCGAATCGGCCAGCTCGAGCACTAGCGTGCTCATGCGCCGCGCACCTGCAGGCGAGCGATCAGGTGCTCATCGCAATAGCTCTGCGTGTCCAGCACCAGGCGCTCCTGAAACTGCTGCAGCTGGTAGAGCACGAACATCAACACGATGCTGAGCAGGAGGGCGACGAAGGTGGAGTTGAAGGCCACGCCGAGATTGGCGGTGACGCCCGTGATGTCGCCCTCGACCGCCTTGTGCGCCTCACCGAGGGCCGCGCCGATACCGCGCACGGTGCCGATGAAGCCGACGGATGGGATAGCCCAGGCGATGTAGCGGACGAGGGAGAGTTCCGAATCGAGTCGATCGCTCTCCGCATCGCAGACCGAGCGCACGGCCGTGGAGGTATCCTGCACGTCGCGCGTGGAGGAGAAGCGATGCAGGGCGGTCAGCAGCGCCCGCGGCAGGAGCATCTGACGCTGGCCGTCGGGCAAGGCCTGCACCGGGCGCGCGTACTCGCGCGTGTCCGACGGCAGGATACTCAGGCCCTCCGCCAAGGGAATGAGTTCGCCATCGAGCATGCGTCGCTCGCCGAGCGCCTCCCATCCCTTCAGGCCGATGATGGCCATGGCCCACAACATGAGGATGAAGCAGGTCTCCTGTTCGAAGTCGCGGACCACGATGTACACGGACCGCTCGGGCACGTAGTTGGGGTCAGCTTCGATGTTCTCCGCCTGCTGCTCCATGATGGCATCGGCCAGTGGACGCACGGTGGTCACGTACACGGCGTGCACCGCTATGATCACGATCACCAGCGCGGTCAGCTGGAAGAAGAACTCGAACCCGTAGCGTCGGCTGCTGCCTGTCATGCGCGTTAACTCTTTATTCTAGATATCAACCGGAAATGCGATGTCTGTGTCCACGCGGATCTCCTCGGTGGGCACGAAGATGGTGTCATCGACACCGGCGCCGTCCTCATCCGAGGCGTCCCCGCCGTCCGTGCGCGGGCTCGCCGCCTCCGCGGCCTCTTCAGCGGTGATGGCGCCACCGCCTCCGCTGTTGCCCAGGTCGATGCGCTGGGGCGCCTCTTCCTCGCCCTGGGCCGTGGGCGCGCTGAAATCACCGGCGCCGAAGTCCTCTTCCTCCGCTGCCGGCTCGTCCTCGCCACCCTGGGCCAGCACCACGGCGCCTGCGCCGAGCAGGGCAAATAGCGCCAAGCCCATCAGGCTAAGGCGCACGGCGTTGGGTAAGGTCTCAGCGCGGATCTTGGATTCACTCATCACACACCTCTCGCTCAGCGATAGTAGCGGGCCACACGGAACCCCAGGTCTTCGCGCGCCTTGTCATCGAAGTCTCGATAGGTCAGGCGCAGCTCCGTGGCGCCGCTGGTGAGAAAGCTCGCCCCGCGCACGACGCGCTGGCGCCCGAAGTTCGGCCCCAGCGGGTCGCGCAAGGGACCGGGCTCGACATTGATCCCAAACCAGTCGTGGACCCATTCGGCCACGTTGCCGCCGAGGTCGTAGAACCCGAGGCGACCGGGCGGGAAGGACCCCACCGGCGCACTCACCACAAAAGCATCTTCATAGGTGCGAAGCTGCGCACCGACGACGGAGCGCGCTTCCGCGCCAGCGTAGTTGCCGGAGTTCTCCGTCGGCGGCAGGCGATCGCCCCAAGGGAACTTCAAGGCCTCGCCACCGGCAAAGCGCGCCAGCCACGCCCACTCAGCCTCCGTTGGCAGTCGATAGCCCGTGGTCATGGGCGAGGCGGCCACCAGCTGCCCGCCCTGATCGACGTAGGCCGGCGCCAAGCCCTCCTGGCGGCTGAGCCAGTTGCAGTACGCCGCCGCGTCCTGCCAGCTCACCTGCACCGCCGGCTGCTGCGGATCGCCCAACGGGTTCTGCGCCAGCGCGCCGGAGCGGTGGCCGCGGCGGAAGGCGCTGAACTGTGCGTTGCTGATCTCTCTAGTTGAGACGTAGAAGGGCCGCGTGAGTTCGACCTCGTACTGCACTTCGTTCGCCAGGCGATCGGGATCGCGGCGCGAGGAGCCCATGGAAAAGCGCAGGACGCCGTCGCGATTGCCCGGCACCGTTTCCGGATCGATGAACTGCAGGGCGATGCCCGGGCCCACCACCGGTTGCTTCGGTATCGCGGCGTACGCCGCATCGTCCTCAGTCAGCAGGGCGATGCTCACCTGCTGCTCGAAGCCCGCCTGGGGGGTGACGCGCGCGGTTGCCGCCGCGTAGCCCGCGCGACGCGCCTCGATCACCTGCTCCACGGCCGGCAAGCTCACCCGGGTCACGCCCGTGCCGACCGAGCGGCCGTTGACGAACAGCTCCGCATCCGCAGGCTCGACCTCGATCACCACCGTGCCCGTGATCGCCTGCAGAGACAGCTGCAAGCTGCGCTCCTGGCCGCTCGGCACCGTGACCCGCTGGCTCAGGGGCTGGTAGCCTGCCTTGCTGAGCTGGATGCGATGGCTACGATCGGGCTGCAGCTCCAACTCGACGGGAGTCTGCCCGGCGAAGCGGCCATCCACCGTGACCAGGGCGCCCGTCGGCGTCGATCGCAGGTTCACCAAGCCGTCTGCGGCCGCGAGGGTGACCGGCGCCAGGGCTTGGGGCTCTCCCGCGCGTACCTGCAGGAACTGGCGATGGCGCTTGTGCCCGGGGAGCTTCAGCTCCAACTGACGCGTGCCGCTCAAGACCTCTACGGTGGCCGGCGTGGCCCCCAGTACCTCATCGTCCACGCGGATCTCCGCGCCCGGCGGCGAGCTACTCACCTCCACGTCCGCCCAATCCGGGGCGAGCGCCAACTCCACCGTCTGCGGTCGGTCCAGTCCTTCGATGTCCACGGTGACGCTCGCCGACTGATAGCGTGGCGCGCTCGCCGCGAACACACGCTCACCGGGTTCCACCGACAGCACCTGCAGGGGCGTGGCCCCCTGCTCTTCCCCGTCCACGGTCAGGGACACGCCCTGCGGCGGATCGGTCTGCACCGTGATGCGGCCGGGGAGCTTCGCCATCTCGTAGGTGAAGGTCTGGGCAGGCGCCGCGCCGACGGTGAATACCTCCTGCAACGGGTGATAGCCCTCGAGTTCGGCCGCCACCCGATACTCGCCGGCGCGCATCAAGCGTCGCTCCGCCAAGGAGACCTTCCACAGGCCTCCTTCCACGCTGACGCTCTCCGGCGCCGGCGTGATGTCGAGAGTCACCGACCGAGCAGTGAACACAAACCATAGGCCGACGAGAAACACGGCCGCGACTAGCCCCGCGGGCACCTGCCAAGGCACGCCGCGCGAGCGCTCGACCACGGGCGCCGAACGGGAAAATTCGGCGGGCGCGATAGCGGCAGCATCGCTGCTGCCAGCGGTGCGCCCCGCTCCTGCAGCGCTGGCGCTGATGGGCGTGGCGCCGATGGCATCTCCTGCCGCCGGCGCGATGTTGGGGCTCGCCGCCAGGGCTGAGACCTCCGCCTCGTCCGGGGGCAGGGTGGCCGACAAGGCTTCGCCACCGACGTGCGTCAACGAGCACACCCCGGCAGCGGGACGGCCGACGAGATAGGACTGCCCGTCCAGGACCACCTGATCGCCGGCCCGCAAGGGCACACCGTGCTCGCCCACGGCGACGCCGTTGTGCAGCACCGTGCCGCCAGGCGCCGGGCGCAACCAGATCTCGCCCCCCTCGAGCTCGCTCAGCTCGGCCTGAGCGGATTGGCTGTCACCGATGCCCAAGCCGCCCTGCGCCGTCCGGCCGAGGGTGACCGGCAGCACGTAGGCGTCCTCTTCACCGCCCCGCCCTATCAGTAACCTGCTTGCGCTCACCGCCGCTTACCCATCGATTCAGATCTTCTCCACACAGCGCACATCGATGACCTGGCTCTGCCCGCCGACGGTCACCGTGAATTCCTCGCGTACGTCACGGTAACCGTCGCGCGTGCCGATGACCGTGTAGCGGCCGGGTCGCAGCTGTAGTTCCGTCTGTTGAAAGCGTCCCAGATCCGCCGCGCGCAGAATACGCACCTCGGTCCGGTTGTCCGACGCGAGGCGCACGAGGACAGGTTGGCGCACCTCGTCGATGGCGCGGGCGAGGCGGTCCTGGCGCTCCTCTAGCTGAGGGCCGCGAGGCGTCGCCTGGCGCGCACTGTCGAGGACCCGCGCCGCTCGCTGCAGGATCGAGTTGTCCGTTAGCCGCTGGGGGTCATCGGCGTAGAAGCTCAGCTGCTCGTAAAGCTCGCTCATGCGCGCCGCGACCTCGCGCCCCTCGCGGGCGAAGCGCAGGCTGGCATCGATGGCCAGGGCCTGGTCGTAGGCCTCCAACGCCTCACGCCAGCGTTCCTGTGCCACCAGTTGCTCCGCTTTGGTGCCGAGGGCGGAAAGCTGTTGGCCGCGCGCATCCACATCCACCTGGGCGAGCGCATCGCGTACCACGCTGGCGTTGGGGTCGAGGCGGCCGGCAGCCTCGAAGGCGCGCCTCGCCCCGGTGAAGTCCCCCGCCGACAGGGCCGCGAAGCCCTCGGACATGCGCTGATCGAAGCTCGAGCGATCGAGGCGCGAGCGCAGATTGGCCAGCGCCGTGCGCGCATCCTGACGATCGCCGTCGAGGGCGAGCACCTGCTCGTAAGCGCTGGCCGCATCGCGCAGGTCACCGGCGCGCTCCAGGTCCTGGGCCTTGCTCGTGAGCGCCAGCACCTGGTCCAGCTGCTGTGCCCGGCCGAGGCCATCGCGCGCATCGCGCAGCGAATCGTCGATGGCGAGGGCCTGCTCGAAGGCGAGAATGGCGTCCGCCGCCTTACCCGCCTCGTAGGCTGCCCAGCCATCCTGCAAGCGACTGGCGGCCACCTCCGGCGCCTGGACCTCCAATTCCTCGAACAGGGTCGCCGCCTGCGCGTAGGCCTCCGCCGATGCAATAAAATCGTTAGCCTTAAACAACTCATCACCACGATCCCCGAGCGCGACGGCCTCGAGGTAGGCGTCCCCGCCCCAATTGGCGACGTCACGGGCCTCGAGGGCCGAGCGTAGATCGAGCACGCGGTTGACGTCATCGAGCATCGCGTCGCGCTCGCGGCGCAGGCGCGCGAACTCCATCGGCGCGGCGATGCTGGACTCCGCGCGCGAAGGTTCTTCCGCGGTGGGCGCGGGCGGCGCTGAGGTGCGACCCACCGTGGCGGGTGCATCCACCTTCGGCGACAGCAAGCTCAGCACTACCCCGGAGAGCACGAGCAACCACACGGCGGACACCGCGCCGAGCAAGCGCCAGGGCACGCCGCCGCTGGCACCCCTGGAAGCCTTGCCCGCGGCGGTCGCGGCGGCCCCCACGCGGGCGACGCTGCGCACGGGCGCCGCCTGGATGAACTCGGCCGCCTTCACGGCGCGCAGGGCCAATGGTGCCCGCGTGGCATTGAAATCGGTGCTCGCCACCTGGGCGAGGGCCTTGGCCACCTGCCGCAGGTCCGCCGGGCGATCGGCCGGCGCCTCCTGCAGGCAACGGCGAATCAGGTCGGCCAGTCCGGCGCTGCTCGCGTCCGCACCGGCACTCACGCCCTCGACCGGCACGCGACCGAAAGCCAGCTCGTGCAACAGCACACCGAAGGCGTACACGTCGTCGGCGATGCTGGGGGCATCACCAGCGCGCTGCTGCGGACTCATCGACAGGGGCGACCCGCCGCTGCGCAGGGCATGCTTCGCCGGCGCATCGCTCACGATCGCGGCGACACCGAAATCGATCAGCAGCGCGTTGCCCTGCGCATCGATGAGGACATTGGACGCCTTGACGTCGCGGTGGATGACCCCGGCGTCGTGCACGGCCGTAAGGCCGGAGGCGAGTTGTAACGCGGGGCGGATCCAGTCCTCCCCCGGGGCGCCACGCAGGCTCGAGAGTTCACGCGGGCGAATGCCAGCGAGCGACACGCTGCCGGCGCTCTGGCCCAACACCGCATCCATCATGAGGAAGGACTGGCCCTCGGCCTCGATCACGTCCAGGGCGCGGGCCACGGCGCTGTGCTGCACGCGGGACATCGCCGCGCGCTCGTGCTCAAGCAACGCACGGCGTTGCGCCGCATCCGCCGGATGCCCCAAGCACTTCAGGGCTACCGGCCGGGACGCTTGCAGATCTTCCGCCAACCAGACCGAGGAGCCGTGGTGCCCGCCGCCGAGGCGCTGGCGCAGGACGAAACGATCGTCTAATCGGCGACCTTCGCTCAACACGCCGGCCACCGCTGCGGCCCTCTGCAGATTGCGCGATCGCCCTCGTTAGCCGGGTTCAACGCGGTGCGCTTTCTCCGGTGCCCTGACCGGAAGCCGCAGAACTGGTACCACTCTCGCCGTTGTCGCTCGCGGTGCTGAAGGTCTCGCCCGTCTCGAGCGAGTAGATATCACGCAAGATCGTGCGCCACTCATCGAACTGGCTGTCTAAGGAGCCCTGCAAGGTGACGGTCTGCCCTTCGATCTCGACCACCATGGGCTCCACCTCCGCCTCGAAGGATCCATTGAGCTCCTCCAGGGCTGCCGCGTGCAGGCGCGACTGTCGGCTCTTGTCGATGCCCACCTTGAGCGCGGCAATGCCGCCGGTGATCGCGGTCCATTCGGCGAGGCTGCCGGCCCTGCTGTCCGTGTTGACGAACAAGCCGCCGGCGATGGCAGCGCTGCCGATGAGCTTGTGGGCGAGGGCCTGACGCCGGATTTCGCGCAGGGTGATCACCTCATCGTAGGTGTACTTGCGCCATTCATCGTAGGGCACGTCCATCTCCTGGGCGAAGGTTTGGAAATGCTGATCCAGCGTGTCGAAGAAGAGGTACTCACGCTCGCGGATGCGGCGCATGCGCGCCACCATCGGGTCGGAGTAGGCCGGCAGGCGACGGGCCTTGTACAAGCCGCCGTCTTCGGCCAGGAAATCGCCGAACGCCTCGGGGGAGAGATCGCCGGCGAAGCGCAGCTCGGCCACCTGGCGAATCGCCACCCGTTGCTCAGGGGTGATCTGCTCCATCGCCAGGGCGAGATCGTTGGCGATGATGTTGTAGAGATCCTGGAAGGGGTCGAGGCGCTGCTGGTTGAGCGGTAGGGAATCCCGATAGGACAACTGCCCCGTTAGGTGATCGTATTCCTTCTCAAACCACAGGCGGCCGGTGGCGTCGCGGGCCTCGACACGCAGGCTGAGGCGTTCTCCGTCCGAGTGAAGAATGGCACCGGAGACGGTGAGATCAACGCTGTTCGAGGCACTCGGAATCACCCGTACCGCACCCCAATGGTTGGTCTGCTGCAGGGTCTCGCTCAACACGTAGGGGATGTAGCGAGCTTCGGCGTTGCGCACACTCTCTGAGATCGAGACCGTGTTCTTCTTCTGCTTCGTCGCCTCCTTCTCCTCGGGCGTCGGCAGGCCGGGGTCGAACACGGTGATACCCACATCTAGCAGCTGCTCCTCCGGCAACTCGACCTCGGCCTGCTGCGCGGTCACCGCGCCGGTCTGAATCACCGTCGTACTCACGCAGCCAGCCCCACCAAGGGCCGCCGCGAACGCTGCCACCAGGGCAAGCATCGGTACCTGAGAATCGCTCCAGCGCACCATTCGTCTCCTCGTCTGTTCCCGCACGACCGGCCGCACCTACCCGCGCGCACCAATCGTGCTTGTCAGCCTACGGCGGTCATCGCTAGCCGCCGGAAATACTTGCCTTGTAGCGGCGATACTCGTCCCAGAGGCGCTCGCGCAACTCCGGGTCCGACTCTCGCATAGCCGCTTCACGAATCTGTCGCGCCACCACATCGTCACCCTGAGGGTCCGGGATGTCCTCGGGCACGTCCACCCGCGTGTTCGAGCTCGGCGCCGCGACGCCGCCCTGGCCGGTGCCGCCGCCGTTGAGCACCACAGGCGTGGCCGAAGGCCCTTGCTGCCCGGATTGCGTCGCGCCGACGCCGCCACCGGCAGCACCGCTCTGCGCGCCACCGGCGTCGTTTTCCCCACCACCACCGCCGGCGCCGCCGACCACATCGGCGTAGGCAACACGCCCAGCGGCGGCCGCGGCTTCCCGCGCGTCCGCCAGTTCACCGTCGTAGTTAGCGAGGCTGCCCTGGAGTTCTTCCTCCAACTCGGCGACGCGCTCCTCTACGGTCTGTCCGCCGCCGATACCCAAATCGTCTTCGGCCCAGTCAGCGCCCTGGCCGCCCGCGCCGCCGCTGCTGCCACCGCCGACATCGGGGATAGCGCCGCCGGCGCCGCCTGGGGAACTCTGGCCCTGGCTACCGGGTTGACCGCCCTGTTGACCGCCAGTGGCTTGGGCCCCGGGCTGCCCACCGCCACCTGATTGCCCCGACGGCGGCTGCCCACCCGGGCTGCCGGCCGGGGGACGGCCTCCCTGACTGCGCGGCAACGGCAGCGGCAACGAAGCGCCCCCCGTGCGCGAGGGGATCGGCACCGCCACCACCACGCGCGGCGGCGGACGCTGGTAACCCACGTCATCGCTGCGACCGCCGGGTTCACCGGCCTCGCCAGCCACCCGCGCGCCGGCAGCCTCTCGCGCGGCCTCCGCCATCTGAGCGCTGGCGCGCTCGAGCGCTTCAGCCGCCCGTTCGAAATCTTCGGGGTCTCCGGACTCTTGCGGAGTACCGCCACCGGCGGGCTCACCGCCCTCCTCCTCACCGGGCTGACCACCGCCCGCGGCCTGCGCCGCACGCTGTTCGTCGCCCTGCTGCTCCGACCCCGCCGGCGATGAGCTGCCGCCCTCGGACCCTCCAGCACTGCTGGCGGCGTCGGCGGCCGCCTCCGATTCTTGATTCGCCTCGGCGATGGCTTCGCCGGCAGCGCGCATCTGTTCGGCCGCGCGTTGGAGTTCGATCGAGGCCTGGTAGAGGCGCTCGGCGTCATTTGTTTGGGCTACGTCCGTGGACGCGGACTGCTGGCGCTGCGCGGAGGCATCGCCGCCGGCGGTGCTCGGCGAGGACGCCGTCGAGGCCTGCGCGCCGCCGCCCGCGCTTTGATTCTGTCGTGTCGCTGCGTCGCTGGCGGCGTCGGACGCTGCCGCCACCGCTTCGCGTGCCGCGTCCACCGCCTGCTGCGCAGCCTCCTGCGCCGCCTGGGCTTGGGCCGAGGCCTGCGCTGCACTGGATGAGGAGGAAGCGGAGGACGATGACGAAGCCGCGTTCGAGGACGCCGACGCGGAGGACGACGAGGCCGCACTCGAGGACGAGGCGGACGCGGTCGCCCCGGAAGAGCTGTCCGAGGCGCTCGCCTGGCTGGAAGAGGCGCTGGCGCTGCTGGCGGAGGCGGAACTCGCGCTGCTGCTCGGTGAGCTCGCGTTGTTGGCCTGCGACTCGCTGGCCTCCTGCTGCTCCTCGAACAGATCCTCCTGCGCCGACTCACTGGATTCGCTCGGCTGGGACTCGCTGGCCGAGTCCGTCGCTTCGCTGGCCTCGGCCAGCGCTTCGTCCAGGGACTCCTGAGCCTCCTCCACCGCCTCGGAGGCGGCGTCCGCTGCGGCTACCGCCGCTTCCGCGGCACTACTCGACTCGGTCGGATCCGCGAACAGATCCGGATCGTCGTTGCCCTGGGGGCCCGCCTCGGCATTGGGATCCGGCGGCAAGGCCGACTCATCGCCGCCGCCGAGGCTCTCGCCCGCAGGGTTGGTGGACGCATCCGCGCTCGCCTCCCCGCTCTCACCCTGCGATTGGGAAGACGAGGAGGCGGACGAAGGCTCGCCGCCCCCGTCGCTGGGCTTGCTGGGCAAGCCGGGCGTGGGCTGCGACGCCGGGGCCGCGTTCGGATTGGGCAGACCGCCCTGGGGCAGGCTCGCCGTGCTCACGGGCGTCTGGCCCGGGATGGAGGGCGAGGCGCTGGGACTGGACGGCGAACTGGAGCTGGAAGAAGAAGAGGAGGAGCTGCTACTGCTGGAGGACGAACTGGAGGCCGTCTGCTGCTGTTGCTGCTGGCGCTGCTGCTGCTGGCGACTGCTGGATTGCGATTGACTCTGCTGCCCGGCCGGCGGCGTCGACGGCGCGCCGCCCGATGAGGACGGCGAGCTGGTCGGGGGCGGGGACGATGTCTGCTGCTGCTGGTCGTTGCAGGCGGCGCCCGTGAGCAACGCCCCGCTGGCGGCGGCGGCGAGGATGAGCTGTTTGGCGGTACGCATGGCGTGTCCCCTATCGCTCCACTCGTTGTCGACGGGCCGGCGGGAGCGGTTTGCCGGAGTCGGGTACCCGCAGGCTTAGAGTGGAGAAAAAGCAGATGGTTCGGCCCGACGCTGGTGGGTGACAGGCCCGATGCCCGGGAGGTGCCGTCGAAGCGCCGATCGGCTCGACGTAGACGATACAACGCCACTCCCGAAACGTCGATGACATTGCCACCGGGGCAGGGCTCGGGGCAGGATGGGGATTCACCGGAAAGGAGCAAGGTAAGGCTCGTCAATGATTCGCAAGATCTGGCGCGTTCGAAGGATTCCTGCCGCCCTCGCCTGCGGCGCGCTCGCATTGCTGATGGTCGGCTGCGCCCGCAACATCGAGGTGCCGGCAAGCGTGCCGACGCCCTTGATGGCTGCCCTGCCGGTCACCATCGGCGTGTATTACGAGGAGGACTTCCGCAACTTTCTCTACATCGAGAAGTTGCTCTACGGGCCCGAGATCAACGTCGAACTCGGCGAGGCCAACGTGAATATGTTCGATCGAATGGTCGATTCCGTGTTCAGCGCCCACGTGCCCCTGGATGAACCGCGCGGCGATGGCGTGGACGCCATCATCGCCCCATCGGTGGACGAGTACGCGTTTCTGACCCCAGACCAATCAGGCGTCGACTTCTACTCTGTGTCGATCCGCTACAAGGTCGACCTACTGTCACCGTCAGGTGACGTGCT
Above is a window of Pseudomonadota bacterium DNA encoding:
- a CDS encoding MotA/TolQ/ExbB proton channel family protein, whose product is MTGSSRRYGFEFFFQLTALVIVIIAVHAVYVTTVRPLADAIMEQQAENIEADPNYVPERSVYIVVRDFEQETCFILMLWAMAIIGLKGWEALGERRMLDGELIPLAEGLSILPSDTREYARPVQALPDGQRQMLLPRALLTALHRFSSTRDVQDTSTAVRSVCDAESDRLDSELSLVRYIAWAIPSVGFIGTVRGIGAALGEAHKAVEGDITGVTANLGVAFNSTFVALLLSIVLMFVLYQLQQFQERLVLDTQSYCDEHLIARLQVRGA
- a CDS encoding PEGA domain-containing protein; the encoded protein is MSASRLLIGRGGEEDAYVLPVTLGRTAQGGLGIGDSQSAQAELSELEGGEIWLRPAPGGTVLHNGVAVGEHGVPLRAGDQVVLDGQSYLVGRPAAGVCSLTHVGGEALSATLPPDEAEVSALAASPNIAPAAGDAIGATPISASAAGAGRTAGSSDAAAIAPAEFSRSAPVVERSRGVPWQVPAGLVAAVFLVGLWFVFTARSVTLDITPAPESVSVEGGLWKVSLAERRLMRAGEYRVAAELEGYHPLQEVFTVGAAPAQTFTYEMAKLPGRITVQTDPPQGVSLTVDGEEQGATPLQVLSVEPGERVFAASAPRYQSASVTVDIEGLDRPQTVELALAPDWADVEVSSSPPGAEIRVDDEVLGATPATVEVLSGTRQLELKLPGHKRHRQFLQVRAGEPQALAPVTLAAADGLVNLRSTPTGALVTVDGRFAGQTPVELELQPDRSHRIQLSKAGYQPLSQRVTVPSGQERSLQLSLQAITGTVVIEVEPADAELFVNGRSVGTGVTRVSLPAVEQVIEARRAGYAAATARVTPQAGFEQQVSIALLTEDDAAYAAIPKQPVVGPGIALQFIDPETVPGNRDGVLRFSMGSSRRDPDRLANEVQYEVELTRPFYVSTREISNAQFSAFRRGHRSGALAQNPLGDPQQPAVQVSWQDAAAYCNWLSRQEGLAPAYVDQGGQLVAASPMTTGYRLPTEAEWAWLARFAGGEALKFPWGDRLPPTENSGNYAGAEARSVVGAQLRTYEDAFVVSAPVGSFPPGRLGFYDLGGNVAEWVHDWFGINVEPGPLRDPLGPNFGRQRVVRGASFLTSGATELRLTYRDFDDKAREDLGFRVARYYR
- a CDS encoding protein kinase; the protein is MSEGRRLDDRFVLRQRLGGGHHGSSVWLAEDLQASRPVALKCLGHPADAAQRRALLEHERAAMSRVQHSAVARALDVIEAEGQSFLMMDAVLGQSAGSVSLAGIRPRELSSLRGAPGEDWIRPALQLASGLTAVHDAGVIHRDVKASNVLIDAQGNALLIDFGVAAIVSDAPAKHALRSGGSPLSMSPQQRAGDAPSIADDVYAFGVLLHELAFGRVPVEGVSAGADASSAGLADLIRRCLQEAPADRPADLRQVAKALAQVASTDFNATRAPLALRAVKAAEFIQAAPVRSVARVGAAATAAGKASRGASGGVPWRLLGAVSAVWLLVLSGVVLSLLSPKVDAPATVGRTSAPPAPTAEEPSRAESSIAAPMEFARLRRERDAMLDDVNRVLDLRSALEARDVANWGGDAYLEAVALGDRGDELFKANDFIASAEAYAQAATLFEELEVQAPEVAASRLQDGWAAYEAGKAADAILAFEQALAIDDSLRDARDGLGRAQQLDQVLALTSKAQDLERAGDLRDAASAYEQVLALDGDRQDARTALANLRSRLDRSSFDQRMSEGFAALSAGDFTGARRAFEAAGRLDPNASVVRDALAQVDVDARGQQLSALGTKAEQLVAQERWREALEAYDQALAIDASLRFAREGREVAARMSELYEQLSFYADDPQRLTDNSILQRAARVLDSARQATPRGPQLEERQDRLARAIDEVRQPVLVRLASDNRTEVRILRAADLGRFQQTELQLRPGRYTVIGTRDGYRDVREEFTVTVGGQSQVIDVRCVEKI